From Candidatus Neomarinimicrobiota bacterium, one genomic window encodes:
- a CDS encoding DUF5683 domain-containing protein, whose product MRVAIAGTYLLLMLALSPASVAIAQDTRVVGRLEALGSEIITSLKDQAGWRLAVMDFLLYIDKLSKQGVDEAAVAILETVLRDRGVQLVERRRLGQVVDEIGLGETGLLDPSTVAEAGKLLGANGMIIGSITEMGSAIVINVKLVEVESSEIIFTSFATVDREEMLQEAQKYVVVIGGERSLLLAGLGSALIPGVGQIYAKRSLKGVVYFALVAAGLAGYLYEGDQAEGFKADFDASKDKYGQSYRVADIAKYRQEMENANENYRETQELQQNIIMPATTAIYLLGVLDAVRSARHYNQEMQKKYALRIAPAPNGALASLEMRF is encoded by the coding sequence GTGAGAGTAGCAATCGCCGGAACTTACCTGCTTCTGATGCTCGCCCTTTCCCCCGCCTCGGTGGCGATTGCACAGGACACCAGGGTCGTTGGGCGTCTGGAGGCGCTGGGTAGCGAAATCATTACCAGCCTGAAGGATCAGGCGGGCTGGAGACTGGCCGTCATGGATTTTTTGCTTTACATCGATAAGCTATCCAAGCAGGGAGTTGATGAGGCGGCCGTAGCGATCCTCGAAACCGTTCTCAGGGACCGAGGCGTCCAGCTGGTAGAACGCAGGAGGCTGGGACAAGTTGTTGACGAAATCGGCCTTGGTGAGACCGGCCTCCTGGATCCCTCAACGGTTGCCGAGGCCGGTAAGCTGCTGGGGGCCAATGGGATGATCATCGGCTCAATAACAGAGATGGGCAGTGCTATCGTTATCAATGTCAAGCTAGTGGAGGTGGAATCTTCTGAGATCATCTTCACTTCCTTCGCGACCGTTGATCGGGAAGAAATGCTCCAGGAAGCGCAGAAGTATGTTGTAGTTATCGGTGGTGAGCGGTCGTTGCTTCTGGCGGGCTTGGGCTCGGCATTGATTCCAGGCGTGGGCCAGATTTACGCCAAGCGGTCGCTAAAGGGGGTGGTTTATTTCGCACTGGTCGCTGCGGGCCTGGCAGGCTACTTGTATGAGGGCGATCAGGCCGAGGGTTTCAAAGCCGACTTTGATGCCAGCAAAGACAAATACGGGCAATCGTACCGGGTCGCGGACATCGCGAAATACCGTCAGGAAATGGAAAACGCCAACGAGAATTATCGTGAGACGCAGGAGCTTCAACAAAATATTATCATGCCTGCTACCACGGCCATTTACCTATTAGGCGTTCTGGATGCCGTCCGAAGCGCCCGGCATTACAACCAGGAAATGCAGAAAAAGTATGCCTTGCGTATCGCGCCGGCCCCTAACGGTGCGCTGGCCAGCCTGGAAATGAGGTTCTGA
- a CDS encoding M14 metallopeptidase family protein, whose product MRLIQILLAGLTLLLTPLWAQDIQSPEAYFGHVMGADRQLIDWKQIVEYFLYLGERSNRVLVEELGKSTMGKPFLLVTITAEQDLPHLERYRELQRRLGQVDPPAGGPDEAAALIQEGKTVVLLTLNIHATEIAASQESVELAWELATRSNQRVQTILDSVILLMVPSLNPDGQQMIVDYYNQTKDTESEGASFPGLYHYYAGHDNNRDWFFFNLAESRLLARVLFYDWYPEIVYDQHQMGSNSARLFVPPYQDPVNPNIHPRLTAAVNMLGNYVLADLTDRGFTGIITGTLFNAFFEGTMSKTPLWHNRLGILTEAASVRYATPTYHPKTSLEGMYGALSDYQAQTNFPHPWPGGWWHLRDIIEYEKAATYAILDLAASYKTRYKTTYYELNREAIERGRTEAPYAWVIPPDLPVGPASQHDPNAAVELLRRLRYANVKIYRARQPVDTGEVTAPAGSFVIPLAQPNRPYIKDLMERQHYPDMRLYPGGPPLSPYDLTTWSLPPMMGVKAIPVTVPLTAELEEMSHPAWDLPAAPTNAQTYLLSRRWINSYRLVNALLKAGHKVGSLNKPTQVGEETFPAGSFVIPVTRRNRTILQEAHTSYEVRLTPVSSQPESTPLKAARIALYGPYLPAYDEGWTRYIFDNFGFDYTLLRNKDFASLGTLKRYDVIIVPSMRTSMIVDGKYSPTQKERIGDPPLPEEYRGGIGKEGKENLKRYLLEGGTVLLFGQSGDFAIDELGVPARNVLKDLKSDDFFAPGTIFQVNLDPSSPLTCGMPATMPIYFIRDPAYALVSGPQPHRETATYGPTNPLLSGWVLGDKHLHNKVALAELTAGKGKALLYGFRVQNRAQTWGTFRLLFNALYIE is encoded by the coding sequence ATGCGCTTGATCCAAATCCTCCTCGCTGGCCTGACACTGCTCCTCACCCCGCTGTGGGCGCAGGATATCCAATCGCCCGAGGCTTACTTCGGCCACGTTATGGGTGCCGACCGACAGCTTATCGACTGGAAACAGATTGTAGAATACTTCCTGTACCTGGGCGAACGCTCCAATCGCGTCCTGGTGGAAGAGCTGGGCAAATCCACCATGGGCAAGCCCTTCCTGCTGGTGACCATCACCGCCGAACAGGACCTCCCTCACCTTGAGCGCTACCGGGAGCTTCAGCGGCGCCTCGGCCAGGTCGATCCGCCAGCTGGCGGACCCGACGAAGCCGCCGCCCTCATCCAGGAAGGCAAGACCGTGGTGCTCCTCACCCTCAACATCCACGCCACCGAGATCGCCGCCAGCCAGGAATCGGTCGAACTGGCCTGGGAACTGGCCACTCGCAGCAACCAGCGCGTCCAGACCATCCTGGACAGCGTCATCCTGCTCATGGTACCCTCCCTGAATCCCGACGGCCAGCAGATGATCGTGGACTACTACAACCAGACCAAAGACACCGAAAGTGAGGGTGCCAGCTTCCCCGGGCTGTACCACTACTACGCCGGCCACGATAATAACCGCGACTGGTTCTTCTTCAACCTGGCAGAGTCCCGCCTGCTGGCCCGGGTGCTCTTCTACGACTGGTACCCCGAAATCGTCTACGACCAGCACCAGATGGGCTCCAATAGCGCCCGCCTCTTCGTGCCCCCCTACCAGGACCCCGTCAATCCTAACATCCACCCCCGCCTTACCGCCGCCGTCAACATGCTGGGCAACTACGTCCTCGCCGACCTCACCGACCGCGGCTTCACCGGCATTATCACCGGCACCCTCTTCAACGCCTTCTTCGAGGGCACCATGTCCAAAACCCCGCTCTGGCACAACCGCCTCGGCATCCTCACCGAAGCAGCCAGCGTCCGCTATGCCACCCCTACCTACCACCCCAAAACCAGCCTCGAGGGTATGTACGGCGCCCTCAGCGACTACCAAGCCCAGACCAACTTCCCCCACCCCTGGCCCGGCGGCTGGTGGCATCTACGGGATATCATCGAATACGAAAAGGCCGCCACCTACGCCATCCTCGACCTGGCTGCCAGCTATAAAACCCGCTACAAAACCACCTATTACGAACTCAACCGCGAGGCCATCGAGAGAGGACGAACCGAGGCGCCCTACGCCTGGGTCATCCCGCCCGACCTGCCCGTCGGCCCGGCCAGCCAGCACGACCCCAACGCCGCCGTGGAACTCCTCCGTCGATTGCGCTATGCCAATGTGAAGATCTACCGCGCCCGACAGCCAGTGGATACGGGCGAGGTTACCGCCCCGGCAGGGTCGTTTGTCATACCCCTGGCCCAGCCCAACCGTCCCTACATCAAGGACCTCATGGAACGCCAGCACTACCCGGACATGCGCCTCTATCCGGGCGGACCACCCCTGTCACCATATGACCTCACCACCTGGTCCCTGCCCCCCATGATGGGCGTAAAGGCTATCCCGGTTACCGTCCCCCTCACCGCCGAGCTGGAGGAAATGAGCCATCCGGCCTGGGACCTCCCGGCGGCACCAACCAATGCCCAGACCTACCTCCTCAGCCGCCGCTGGATCAACAGCTACCGCCTGGTGAACGCCCTCCTGAAAGCCGGGCATAAGGTCGGCTCCCTGAATAAACCCACACAGGTAGGTGAAGAAACCTTCCCGGCCGGGTCGTTCGTCATACCTGTCACCCGCCGAAACCGAACGATCCTCCAGGAAGCCCATACCTCCTACGAGGTGCGACTTACTCCGGTCTCATCGCAACCGGAGAGTACACCCCTCAAAGCGGCCCGGATTGCACTCTACGGGCCCTACCTCCCCGCCTACGACGAAGGCTGGACCCGCTATATTTTCGACAACTTCGGCTTTGACTACACCCTGTTGCGCAACAAGGATTTCGCCTCCCTGGGAACTCTGAAGCGCTATGACGTCATTATCGTGCCCAGTATGCGCACCAGCATGATTGTGGACGGCAAATACAGCCCCACCCAGAAGGAGCGCATCGGCGATCCGCCTCTGCCCGAGGAATACCGCGGCGGCATCGGCAAAGAGGGCAAGGAGAATCTCAAACGGTACCTGCTGGAAGGCGGCACTGTGCTATTATTCGGTCAGTCCGGGGACTTCGCCATCGATGAGCTGGGGGTGCCGGCCCGCAACGTGCTCAAAGACCTCAAGAGTGATGACTTCTTTGCCCCCGGCACTATCTTCCAGGTCAACCTGGACCCCTCCTCCCCCCTCACCTGCGGCATGCCCGCGACCATGCCCATCTACTTCATCCGCGACCCGGCCTATGCCCTCGTCTCCGGTCCGCAGCCCCACCGGGAAACCGCAACCTATGGCCCCACCAATCCGCTGCTCAGCGGCTGGGTGCTGGGCGACAAACACCTGCACAACAAGGTGGCCCTGGCCGAACTCACTGCCGGGAAAGGCAAGGCGCTCCTTTACGGCTTCCGCGTCCAGAACCGCGCCCAGACCTGGGGCACCTTCCGGCTGCTGTTTAATGCCCTATATATTGAGTGA
- a CDS encoding DUF4097 domain-containing protein has product MKAIRNIFGYLAGAVAMLAVLATGPVVYGADKNDVISRTFDVDYGGTLTVDTERGSIEVGSARGKKVTVEITRKVPFGADTEEILEDFEIEFDQSGKDVSIVAKSKRDWDWFDWDNHLRIHYDITVPEKYNLDLNTAGGSIKIADLEGNVECETSGGSLHISQIKGSIYGRTSGGSITLMGSDGTADLKTSGGGIDIGQVAGLVKAHTSGGSVQIDEAGGEVEVSTSGGSIQVNEVRGSIKASTSGGSVTATISKQPENDCTLKTSGGGVTVYLAEGIKVDVNAKTSGGNVICDLPITVEGLSGRSEITGKINGGGPELYLRSSGGPIRIKSK; this is encoded by the coding sequence ATGAAAGCAATAAGAAACATTTTCGGCTATCTGGCAGGTGCGGTGGCTATGCTAGCGGTGCTAGCGACCGGTCCGGTGGTTTATGGAGCTGATAAGAACGACGTTATCAGCCGCACCTTCGACGTCGATTACGGCGGCACGCTGACCGTGGACACGGAGCGGGGTTCAATTGAAGTGGGTAGTGCCCGCGGTAAGAAGGTCACGGTGGAGATCACCCGGAAGGTGCCTTTCGGCGCGGATACGGAGGAGATACTCGAGGACTTCGAGATCGAGTTCGACCAATCCGGGAAGGATGTGTCCATTGTGGCCAAGTCCAAGCGCGACTGGGACTGGTTCGATTGGGATAATCATCTGCGGATCCATTATGACATCACCGTCCCGGAGAAGTACAACCTTGATCTGAACACGGCGGGCGGCAGCATTAAGATCGCGGACCTGGAGGGGAACGTGGAGTGTGAGACGTCCGGCGGCAGTTTGCATATCAGTCAGATCAAGGGCTCTATTTACGGGCGGACGTCCGGTGGCAGCATTACGCTGATGGGAAGTGACGGCACCGCTGACTTGAAGACCAGCGGTGGGGGTATCGATATCGGTCAAGTGGCCGGTCTGGTAAAGGCTCACACCTCTGGTGGCTCGGTTCAGATTGATGAGGCTGGTGGTGAGGTGGAGGTGAGCACTTCAGGCGGATCGATCCAGGTTAACGAGGTCCGGGGCTCCATCAAGGCCTCCACTTCGGGGGGCAGTGTTACCGCCACCATATCCAAGCAGCCGGAGAATGACTGTACCTTGAAGACCTCCGGCGGTGGTGTGACAGTCTACCTGGCGGAAGGCATCAAGGTTGACGTGAATGCCAAGACCAGCGGCGGCAACGTGATCTGCGATCTACCTATTACCGTCGAGGGCCTGTCCGGCCGCAGTGAGATAACCGGGAAGATTAACGGCGGTGGTCCGGAGCTCTACCTGCGTAGTTCCGGCGGGCCGATCCGGATTAAAAGCAAATGA